Proteins co-encoded in one Populus trichocarpa isolate Nisqually-1 chromosome 10, P.trichocarpa_v4.1, whole genome shotgun sequence genomic window:
- the LOC7481550 gene encoding xylan glycosyltransferase MUCI21, producing the protein MLKKGISKTTIVFLVLMVLFFTSQINLSLLSRSNVSEASSIPKSRPGLIVNEKREEKPASSSTHSGNVNRTREDRPTRSPPHSLSEVKRPITCDCSHNDYDLWFINGPTLLDPSTSTFFTTGPTISTSPDFAVKFRPYPRKTDERARSKVNELTLTSAPPRSSCGITHSSPAIVFSTGGYTGNFYHQFNDGLLALYITINSLSLNRDVILTVTNWSDWWAQKYADLLHRFTKHPIINMDNQTRTHCFPSAIVGLMTHGPLAVDPTLTQHKTLLDFHALLESTYSPRGKHVSTLKSKGARPQLVLVNRKNGVGREILNLKEALKAIEEVGFKAIVFEPKRNGTVGDTYRLLHGSHAMLAVHGAAMTHLLFLRVGMVLGEIVPIGTDWLAKTFYEKPARVLGLEYMKYKIEVNESSLAEKYGANDLVLKNPQAFVNGDWPKAKVYMKTQNVKLDMVRFRKYLKEVFVKAKRFMDKEG; encoded by the exons ATGTTGAAGAAGGGAATTTCTAAAACTACAATTGTGTTCCTCGTGTTGATGGTATTATTCTTCACTTCCCAGATAAACCTCTCATTGCTCTCAAGATCAAATGTATCCGAGGCTTCTTCAATACCCAAGAGTAGACCAG GACTAATTGTAAATGAGAAACGGGAAGAAAAGCCAGCAAGTTCATCCACCCATTCAG GTAATGTGAATAGGACACGAGAAGACAGGCCAACACGGTCACCTCCCCATTCACTCTCAGAGGTCAAGAGACCAATCACATGCGATTGCTCTCACAATGACTATGATTTGTGGTTTATCAACGGTCCTACGCTTTTGGATCCATCCACTTCAACATTCTTCACAACGGGCCCCACTATCTCGACATCACCAGACTTCGCAGTAAAATTTCGTCCTTACCCTCGGAAGACGGATGAAAGGGCCAGGTCTAAAGTCAACGAACTAACACTCACCTCAGCTCCACCAAGATCCTCCTGTGGAATCACACATTCTAGTCCAGCCATAGTATTCAGCACGGGCGGGTACACAGGAAACTTCTACCATCAGTTCAATGATGGGCTCCTTGCTCTCTACATCACcatcaactctctctctctaaatcgAGATGTCATCCTAACGGTCACCAATTGGAGTGACTGGTGGGCCCAGAAATATGCTGATCTCCTGCATCGATTCACCAAGCACCCCATCATCAACATGGACAATCAGACCAGGACACATTGCTTCCCATCAGCAATCGTAGGGCTAATGACGCACGGTCCCTTGGCTGTGGATCCCACGCTAACCCAGCATAAAACACTCCTTGATTTCCATGCACTCCTAGAAAGTACATACAGTCCACGAGGTAAACATGTTTCAACGCTTAAATCGAAGGGTGCTAGGCCACAACTTGTTTTGGTGAATAGAAAAAATGGTGTTGGTCGTGAGATCCTGAATTTAAAAGAAGCTCTCAAGGCAATCGAAGAGGTCGGATTTAAAGCAATTGTGTTCGAGCCGAAACGAAATGGTACAGTGGGTGACACATACAGGCTACTCCATGGAAGCCATGCAATGCTAGCAGTACACGGTGCTGCAATGACACATTTGTTGTTTCTCAGAGTAGGAATGGTGCTAGGTGAAATAGTGCCAATCGGAACAGATTGGCTTGCTAAGACATTTTATGAGAAGCCGGCTAGAGTTTTGGGATTAGAGTACATGAAATATAAGATTGAAGTCAATGAAAGTAGCCTGGCAGAAAAGTACGGGGCTAACGATTTGGTGCTAAAGAACCCTCAAGCTTTTGTTAACGGAGATTGGCCAAAAGCAAAGGTGTATATGAAGACCCAAAATGTGAAGCTTGACATGGTTAGGTTTCGGAAATACTTAAAGGAGGTTTTTGTGAAAGCCAAAAGATTCATGGACAAGGAAGGCTAG